Proteins co-encoded in one Sparus aurata chromosome 18, fSpaAur1.1, whole genome shotgun sequence genomic window:
- the ints5 gene encoding integrator complex subunit 5 codes for MLKDQTMSVVFDGNPLKAMQSSHTHTAQTALSAQELSQEIKSFISGVDTVQGRKLSVREHARCAVRLLRSVPACRGAVLEHLRGVYDEHVSAFLHNLETEGDGSSGVSSNLEDIIQEVHGVLSEFIRLNPRAWAPLVSAWAVDLLGQLSSKHAGRRVAPHSSSLNELLQLWMSCAATRSLMEAYSQCLAAMLAWCPDACVDALLDTSVQHSPHFDWVVAHIGSAFPGTIISRVLACGLKDFCSHGAKDQGLLVMGADKGSRVPKIGSVVGILGHLAAHHSDSIRKELLRMFQESLTPSSPMSPTSSSTSWENSPQLRRAAVPFLLQLAAMSPNLFGAVSAELVELLRPPVLLHLQALLQGLPREELDNMLGLAVHLISQSPSGGARVLRFLADTATPASVIISGPTPSPHEGVREGCDRLLQTLLLHLHKLVFNRMDGSEVSPHHSASSQPQRVIPFLEELQSHIGELCAETLRLERKRHLWLHQLLCLLSVYGGPSVATEAFCQLLTQARNPEELALAWQLHTTLSSCIAGLIPAAVARCVAQIHTHTLGPRQLRQLLLNLAAAIQSQDEERRGAAGVQSSMAIQVGSAVSGHLHDFGPLLLHGDPAVSHAAVRLLSCSPLPRTSSPAHLLLLSRAAVTHFFLALRRRGEGGKVGRDGGQAGEAVNWSVLLLSRFAAYSPLTLKAVLQQLVEGALHKGNAELFGGQIADMSGAPVTSPSVSPDLGASLLDINCRFGTTVNFSGSVWSVFHAGVIGKGLKVRTAANLPDPSGVIQNVQTLLAVIVQCCSSSGLNGSINGSRPPSDPDEPAPINAEAAKVIAVTLVENVCPDVANGELSWPPEEHARTTVERDIHIRRCFEAHPVLFPLLQVVAAGRPALCYCSAVLRGLLATLLAHWEASRETLSTDSPWHLQASCLLVSCMGEGQLLPPVLANVHEAFPHLTPFEVRLLLLAVWEYVRGNGPMPQKFIFSSEKGLFCRDFSRDGDVARYVAPIHSVLHKNIDRLGHLCWRFQL; via the exons ATGTTAAAGGACCAAACGATGTCTGTGGTGTTTGACGGGAATCCGCTGAAAGCGATGCagagctcacacactcacacagcgcAGACTGCCCTGAG CGCCCAGGAACTGTCCCAGGAGATCAAGTCCTTCATCAGTGGCGTTGACACCGTTCAGGGCCGGAAGCTCAGTGTCCGGGAACACGCCCGCTGTGCTGTGCGCCTGCTGCGCTCCGTCCCGGCCTGTCGAGGGGCGGTGCTGGAGCATCTGAGGGGCGTTTATGATGAGCACGTCTCCGCCTTCCTGCACAACCTAGAGACAGAGGGTGATGGCAGCTCCGGGGTCAGCTCCAACCTGGAGGACATCATACAG gAGGTTCATGGCGTCCTGTCAGAGTTCATCCGGCTCAACCCGCGGGCCTGGGCCCCTCTGGTATCCGCCTGGGCTGTGGACCTCCTGGGCCAGCTGAGCAGCAAGCATGCCGGCCGCAGGGTGGCCCCTCACTCCTCCAGCCTCAATGAGCTGCTCCAGCTCTGGATGTCCTGTGCTGCCACCCGCTCCCTCATGGAGGCCTACTCCCAGTGTTTGGCCGCCATGCTGGCCTGGTGCCCTGACGCCTGTGTGGATGCGCTGTTGGACACCTCCGTTCAGCACTCCCCGCATTTTGATTGGGTGGTGGCTCACATCGGCTCTGCCTTCCCAGGTACTATCATCAGCCGAGTCTTGGCGTGCGGACTCAAGGACTTCTGCTCTCATGGCGCTAAGGACCAAGGGCTTCTTGTGATGGGAGCAGATAAAGGCAGCAGAGTCCCCAAGATTGGCTCGGTGGTGGGAATCCTCGGACACCTTGCGGCGCACCACTCGGACAGCATCAGGAAGGAGCTGCTCAGGATGTTTCAGGAGAGCCTGACTCCATCGAGCCCCATGTCTCCCACTTCATCCTCAACGTCCTGGGAAAATTCCCCTCAACTCCGTCGTGCTGCAGTTccatttctgctgcagctggctgCAATGTCCCCCAACCTCTTTGGTGCCGTGTCTGCAGAACTGGTAGAGCTGCTGCGCCCTCCtgtcctgctccacctgcaggcGTTGCTGCAGGGTCTCCCCAGAGAAGAACTAGATAACATGCTAGGGCTGGCAGTCCACCTCATAAGCCAGAGCCCATCAGGAGGTGCCCGGGTCCTCCGTTTTCTGGCGGACACAGCCACTCCCGCCTCAGTCATCATCTCCGGCCCTACACCCTCCCCCCATGAAGGAGTCAGAGAAGGATGCGATCGCCTCCTACAGACGCTGCTTCTTCACCTCCACAAACTGGTCTTCAACCGCATGGATGGAAGTGAGGTCAGCCCCCACCACTCAGCCTCCTCTCAGCCCCAGAGGGTTATCCCCTTCTTGGAGGAGCTGCAGTCTCACATAGGTGAGCTCTGTGCCGAGACGCTGCGACTGGAGAGGAAGCGTCACCTCTGGCTGCACCAGTTGCTGTGTCTGCTGTCGGTGTACGGGGGTCCCAGTGTGGCCACTGAGGCCTTCTGCCAGCTTCTCACCCAGGCCCGCAACCCAGAGGAGTTGGCTCTGGCCTGGCAGCTCCACACGACGCTCTCCTCTTGCATAGCAGGACTCATTCCTGCCGCTGTGGCTCGCTGTGTGGCCCAGATCCACACGCACACTCTGGGGCCCCGTCAGCTgaggcagctgctgctgaacctGGCCGCAGCCATCCAGAGCCAggatgaggagagaagaggagcggCAGGTGTTCAGTCCTCCATGGCCATCCAGGTGGGCTCAGCGGTCTCGGGACACCTCCATGATTTTGGTCCGCTCCTTCTCCACGGCGACCCAGCTGTGTCTCACGCTGCAGTGCGCCTCCTGTCCTGTAGCCCGCTCCCCCGCACCTCCTCCCCAGCACACCTGCTCCTGCTTTCCCGTGCCGCCGTGACACATTTCTTCCTGGCACTAAGGAGACGAGGAGAAGGGGGGAAGGTGGGGAGAGATGGGGGACAAGCAGGGGAGGCGGTGAACTGGTcggtcctgctgctgtcccgGTTCGCGGCGTATTCTCCGCTCACTCTGAAAGCAGTTCTTCAGCAGCTGGTCGAGGGAGCGCTGCACAAAGGCAACGCCGAGCTGTTTGGAGGTCAGATCGCAGACATGTCCGGCGCCCCTGTGACTTCGCCGTCAGTATCCCCCGACCTCGGAGCCTCTTTGCTGGACATCAACTGTCGATTTGGCACCACAGTCAACTTCTCTGGCAGCGTGTGGTCTGTGTTTCATGCCGGGGTGATTGGCAAGGGGCTGAAGGTCCGCACTGCCGCCAATCTGCCTGACCCATCTGGGGTCATCCAG AATGTCCAGACTCTTCTGGCTGTCATAGTCCAGTGTTGTAGCTCCTCTGGCCTCAACGGCTCTATCAACGGCTCACGACCACCATCGGACCCTGACGAGCCAGCGCCCATCAACGCAGAGGCAGCCAAGGTCATTGCAGTCACATTGGTGGAAAACGTCTGTCCGGATGTGGCCAATGGCGAGCTGTCCTGGCCCCCAGAGGAGCACGCCCGCACCACAGTGGAGCGAGACATCCACATCCGGCGTTGCTTCGAGGCGCACCCCGTGCTCTTCCCTCTTCTTCAGGTTGTGGCAGCTGGACGTCCGGCTCTCTGCTACTGCTCAGCTGTGCTCAGAGGCCTCCTGGCCACTCTGCTGGCTCACTGGGAGGCGTCCCGTGAGACGTTGTCCACAGACTCCCCGTGGCACCTCCAGGCCTCCTGCCTCCTGGTGTCCTGCATGGGAGAGGGCCAGCTCCTGCCTCCCGTGCTGGCCAACGTCCACGAAGCCTTCCCCCACCTCACCCCCTTCGAGGTGAGGCTGCTGCTCCTGGCCGTGTGGGAGTATGTGCGAGGAAACGGGCCAATGCCCCAGAAGTTCATCTTCAGCTCAGAGAAGGGCCTGTTCTGCAGGGATTTCTCGAGGGACGGTGACGTGGCAAGATACGTGGCACCGATCCACAGCGTCCTGCATAAAAACATAGATAGATTGGGACACCTGTGTTGGCGTTTCCAGCTCTGA
- the LOC115569327 gene encoding phospholipase A and acyltransferase 3: MAPTLYDEKPEPGDLIEIFRGTYQHWAVYVGDGFIVHLAPPSEVPGAGANSMMSVLTEKAMVKKEELWDVVGTNKWEINNGLDKKYEPRPARIILREANALVGTELPYCVFRGNCEHFANELRYGKAESRQVRKAGEAVMVAGVATVVGLGIVALAGALFGGSKKENKNTQ, encoded by the exons ATGGCTCCCACACTG TATGATGAGAAACCAGAGCCTGGGGACCTGATTGAGATCTTCAGAGGCACCTATCAGCACTGGGCTGTGTATGTTGGAGATGGCTTCATTGTTCACTTGGCACCACCCT CTGAAGTCCCTGGTGCAGGAGCCAACAGCATGATGTCTGTCCTAACTGAGAAAGCCATGGTAAAGAAAGAGGAGCTGTGGGACGTTGTGGGTACCAACAAGTGGGAAATCAACAACGGCCTTGACAAGAAGTATGAGCCTCGCCCGGCTCGCATCATTTTGAGGGAGGCGAACGCGCTGGTGGGCACAGAACTGCCGTACTGCGTCTTCAGGGGGAACTGTGAGCACTTTGCAAACGAGCTGCGCTACGGAAAAGCAGAATCTCGGCAG GTGCGTAAGGCAGGAGAAGCGGTCATGGTCGCAGGTGTGGCGACAGTGGTGGGTCTGGGTATTGTGGCTCTGGCAGGAGCTCTGTTTGGAggaagcaaaaaagaaaacaagaacacaCAGTGA
- the LOC115569081 gene encoding phospholipase A and acyltransferase 4-like, which translates to MGNWLSQSKADETIARGDLIEITRGGYQHWAVYVGDGYIVHVTLPPDAEVSGAASNALMSVPTEKAMVRKEKLKGVLGDNTWRINNILDKDYEPRSAHIIVEEALGQVGNVMEYSVYTKNCEHFATNLRYGKHESRQVKEKAKQMLFMCAAIVIIAVAGGPIAVASAVGLAFLIRK; encoded by the exons atgggCAACTGGTTGTCACAG TCCAAGGCTGATGAGACAATAGCGCGTGGGGACTTGATTGAAATCACCCGAGGTGGCTATCAGCACTGGGCTGTGTATGTTGGTGATGGCTACATTGTTCATGTGACATTGCCACCAGACG CTGAAGTCTCAGGTGCAGCTTCCAACGCCTTGATGTCTGTCCCGACAGAGAAGGCCATGGTGAGGAAAGAGAAGCTGAAGGGGGTGTTGGGAGACAACACATGGAGAATCAACAACATCCTGGACAAGGACTATGAGCCCCGCTCAGCTCATATCATTGTGGAGGAGGCGCTCGGGCAGGTGGGCAATGTGATGGAGTACTCCGTCTACACCAAGAACTGTGAGCACTTTGCAACTAACCTGCGTTATGGAAAACACGAGTCCCGGCAG gtgaaagaaaaagcaaaacaaatgctTTTCATGTGTGCTGCCATCGTCATTATTGCGGTTGCAGGTGGCCCTATAGCGGTGGCATCAGCAGTTGGACTTGCATTCTTAATAAGAAAatag
- the LOC115568457 gene encoding phospholipase A and acyltransferase 4-like, translated as MGQSQSVPTPEPGDLIEITRVAYQHWAVYVGDGYVVHVTLPPDGAASSSSRSGPAKKAMVRKQKLQEVVGHHKWRINNILDKKYKPRPPQIIVEEALGQVGKMMEYSVISKNCEHFATQLRYGKAESWQVINAEVAAGFAPLYVFPAIALWFPVSIVAAAVLISRR; from the exons ATGGGCCAGTCACAG TCTGTTCCGACACCAGAGCCTGGGGACTTGATTGAGATCACCCGAGTTGCTTATCAGCACTGGGCTGTGTATGTTGGTGATGGCTACGTTGTTCATGTGACATTGCCACCAGACG GTGCAGCTTCCAGCAGCTCGAGGTCCGGCCCGGCTAAGAAGGCCATGGTGAGGAAGCAGAAGCTGCAGGAGGTGGTGGGACACCACAAATGGAGAATCAACAACATCCTGGACAAGAAGTACAAGCCCCGCCCACCTCAGATCATTGTGGAGGAGGCGCTCGGGCAGGTGGGCAAGATGATGGAGTACTCTGTCATCAGCAAGAACTGTGAGCACTTTGCAACCCAGCTGCGTTACGGAAAAGCTGAGTCCTGGCAG GTGATAAATGCAGAAGTGGCAGCTGGTTTCGCGCCCCTTTATGTGTTTCCAGCGATCGCTTTGTGGTTCCCTGTATCGATTGTAGCTGCAGCAGTACTCATCAGCAGACGatag
- the LOC115569138 gene encoding phospholipase A and acyltransferase 4-like, which translates to MGNWLSQSEQTPEPGDLIEILRGGYQHWAVYVGDDDVVHVTLPPGAEGAGAASSSLMSVPTGKAMVRKQKLQEVAGDNGWKINNILDNQYRPRSPRIIVEEALRQVDTVIEYSVYTSNCEHFATNQRYGQAESRQVLDAVATHSVIAVKFFRGL; encoded by the exons ATGGGCAACTGGTTGTCACAG TCTGAGCAGACACCAGAGCCAGGAGACTTGATTGAGATCTTACGAGGTGGCTATCAGCACTGGGCTGTGTATGTTGGTGATGATGACGTTGTTCATGTGACATTGCCACCAGGCG CTGAAGGTGCAGGTGCAGCTTCCAGCAGCTTGATGTCTGTCCCAACTGGGAAGGCCATGGTGAGGAAACAGAAGCTGCAGGAGGTGGCGGGAGACAATGGATGGAAAATCAACAACATCCTGGACAACCAGTACAGACCCCGCTCACCTCGCATCATTGTGGAGGAGGCGCTCAGGCAGGTGGACACGGTGATAGAGTACTCCGTCTACACCTCGAACTGTGAGCACTTTGCAACCAACCAGCGGTACGGACAAGCTGAGTCCCGGCAG GTGCTTGATGCAGTAGCTACACATAGTGTGATTGCAGTCAAATTCTTCAGAGGTCTatag
- the LOC115569132 gene encoding phospholipase A and acyltransferase 4-like translates to MGQSESNQKPEPGDLIEVFRVGYQHWAVYIGDGLVVHLVPPSEVAGAGASSVMSVAAQRAVGKKEKLSDVVGNDDWKVNNDLDEKYEPHQTDIIVKEALQLVGKKKPYDIVAWNCEHFAKKLRYGKAESRQVRKAGEAAMVAGVATVVILGIVALFRALFRALFGRSKKKETVTVTRSD, encoded by the exons ATGGGCCAGTCAGAG TCTAATCAGAAACCAGAGCCTGGGGACTTGATTGAGGTCTTCCGAGTCGGCTATCAGCACTGGGCTGTGTACATTGGTGATGGCTTAGTTGTTCACTTGGTACCACCCT CTGAAGTCGCTGGCGCTGGGGCCAGCAGTGTGATGTCGGTCGCAGCTCAGAGGGCCGTGGGGAAGAAAGAGAAGCTAAGTGATGTGGTAGGAAACGACGATTGGAAAGTCAACAATGACCTGGATGAGAAGTACGAGCCCCATCAAACAGATATCATTGTGAAGGAGGCGCTTCAGTTGGTGGGAAAGAAGAAGCCGTACGACATCGTGGCATGGAACTGTGAGCACTTTGCAAAGAAGCTGCGATATGGAAAAGCTGAGTCCAGGCAG GTGCGTAAAGCAGGAGAAGCAGCCATGGTTGCAGGTGTGGCAACAGTGGTGATTCTGGGTATTGTGGCTCTGTTTCGAGCTCTGTTTCGAGCACTGTTTGGAAgaagcaagaaaaaagaaacggTGACAGTGACACGCAGTGATTGA